The following proteins are co-located in the Solanum pennellii chromosome 1, SPENNV200 genome:
- the LOC107028058 gene encoding germin-like protein subfamily 1 member 14 has protein sequence MTFKSFVLTIAIMAVLFSLSHASDPSPLQDFCVAVNDSKNAVFVNGKFCKNPMDVNADDFFRPGLNLAGNTSNQLGSAVTAVNVNNLAGLNTLGISLARIDFAPYGLNPPHTHPRATEVLALFEGTLYVGFVLSNPGPNMKNKLFTKILHPGDVFVFPVGLIHFQFNVGKTDAVAFAGLSSQNPGVITIANAVFGSDPPINDDVLAKAFQIDKKVVDYLQSQFWWDNN, from the exons ATGACTTTCAAGTCATTTGTTTTAACCATTGCCATAATGGCTGTTTTATTTTCATTGAGCCATGCATCTGATCCCAGCCCTCTTCAGGATTTTTGTGTAGCTGTTAATGACTCCAAAAATGCTG TTTTCGTGAATGGAAAATTTTGCAAGAATCCAATGGATGTCAATGCTGATGACTTCTTTAGGCCCGGGCTAAACCTGGCTGGAAACACTTCAAATCAACTTGGATCTGCTGTAACTGCGGTTAACGTCAACAACTTGGCAGGACTCAACACTTTGGGCATTTCTTTAGCTCGTATTGATTTTGCACCCTATGGTCTGAACCCACCTCATACTCACCCCCGAGCAACTGAAGTTCTTGCTCTCTTCGAGGGTACGCTCTACGTTGGATTTGTCCTTTCAAACCCTGGTCCAAATATGAAGAACAAACTCTTTACAAAAATCTTGCATCCTGGAGATGTGTTTGTTTTCCCAGTAGGTCTAATTCATTTCCAATTTAACGTGGGAAAGACTGATGCAGTTGCATTTGCTGGACTCAGTAGCCAAAATCCAGGAGTCATTACTATTGCAAATGCAGTATTTGGTTCAGATCCACCAATCAATGATGATGTTCTTGCAAAAGCATTCCAAATTGATAAAAAAGTTGTGGATTACCTCCAGTCACAATTCTGGTGGGACAACAACTAA
- the LOC114075087 gene encoding uncharacterized protein LOC114075087 — protein sequence MTGIPIFLSSEIIWNMMSYLSVKSVLRFKCVCKNWNVIIQDFQFICLHYERSPASITKKPPGTTTEEVEFKPLDSVGLLLEYSSTNTTLNYKYRVRNPEIQHQIFEIPDSQHFIVNMSLVFDPLYHVLKLLSYIHDNQLVIGYEVLDLCNEEGSYSWRPLVRKGETRLSSPIIKRSKIKALFALRTGYIIWDIASATGIDIVDMVNDSYIGHINFPTSNFYNKHDDCILWNEKLSLAKLVKDELHVLLLDKAQWADVSLIIKLPFVVVSAVQEQITVIRCGDSDKLMFKWKNDTDKKKEPLCFYNIKTGKLEISRLNCTELFNYVYRRPCLVTFKGINT from the coding sequence atgaCCGGAATTCCAATATTTCTGTCAAGTGAAATCATATGGAATATGATGAGCTATTTGTCAGTCAAATCAGTGCTAAGATTTAAATGTGTATGCAAGAATTGGAAtgtcataattcaagattttcaatttatatgtcTTCATTATGAACGTTCTCCCGCATCTATCACCAAAAAACCTCCAGGAACAACAACAGAGGAAGTTGAATTTAAACCGTTAGACAGTGTGGGTTTATTACTAGAGTACTCTAGTACTAATACTACTTTAAATTACAAATACCGTGTAAGGAACCCTGAAATACAAcatcaaatttttgaaattccAGATTCACAACACTTTATCGTGAATATGTCCCTTGTGTTTGATCCACTTTACCATGTTTTGAAGTTGCTCTCTTATATTCATGATAACCAACTTGTGATCGGTTACGAGGTCCTTGATCTTTGTAATGAAGAAGGTAGCTATTCTTGGCGACCTCTAGTACGTAAAGGAGAAACTAGATTGAGCAGCCCAATTATAAAACGTAGCAAGATTAAAGCTCTGTTTGCATTGAGAACTGGTTACATCATTTGGGATATCGCCTCAGCAACAGGAATTGATATTGTGGATATGGTGAATGATAGCTACATTGGTCATATTAATTTTCCTACAAGTAATTTCTACAACAAACATGATGATTGCATACTTTGGAATGAAAAGTTATCATTGGCTAAACTAGTAAAAGATGAGCTTCATGTGTTACTATTAGACAAGGCGCAATGGGCTGATGTTTCACTAATCATTAAGCTACCATTCGTGGTCGTGTCGGCAGTGCAGGAACAGATAACTGTTATAAGATGTGGTGACTCTGATAAATTGATGTTTAAGTGGAAGAACGACACGGACAAGAAGAAGGAACCACTCTGCTTTTATAACATTAAGACCGGAAAACTAGAAATAAGCAGACTAAACTGTACTGAACTTTTCAACTATGTCTACAGGCGACCTTGCCTAGTCACTTTCAAAGGAATCAATACATGA
- the LOC107027986 gene encoding TMV resistance protein N-like, whose amino-acid sequence MATRQLAYDQSSNTYGKSYDVFLSFKSEDTGKNFTNHLSRALNQAGFRTFEGGDDNNESRREEEIKSELFKAIQDSKMCIIVFSQNYASSSWCLDQLVSILEYKMKFACMILPIFHHVDPSNLRKHKGSFGEALNRHEEKFKCERVDEKEYWEDKLKKWKDALSQAADLAGMVLENQHESTFIKKVINVISTRLSRPALYIASCSIGIHRRARPINSWVQDDGSNNSNIGILLVCGIGGIGKTTLAKFVYNLNFGYFEISCFLANIRETSKLPNGLIALQKQLLSILLKNEKVKISSVDEGIIKIRNALCYRKVLLVLDDVDEPDLVEAIFDMKDWFGFGSKIIVTTRHKSLLRPQLGHEVHEVGILYTVEANELFNFHAFGHENNQISKDYYKEYLEEVIEWCRGLPLALQVIGSSLAGKSKDVWRSAIGKLREIPTNKIVEKLRLSYELLEDDHDQNLFLHLCCFFVGMKKDFVVRILDKCDFYTLVGIQNLIDRSLVTIEFVNEITIHQVVRDMGRDIVRREATVDPGKRTRLWHHTDSYNVLTGKTGTERVQGMVLDMRMIKKYKCSRSLIPLKQSPIGFFTAWSSKVGNFSLQDHVRTDAFEKMHKLKFLQFNKVKVNGSYKNFPKGLRWLCWSGFPEECIPNEFPMGNVVSIDMRYSSLKQLWNGYKFLQYLEILDLSHSSELITTPDFSGLTNLEKLILEHCTKLINVHNTVGCLQKLMILNLKDCHKLKILPDSICELKCLETLNISGCSNIVYLPTELDKLTSLKELYADGISMINLEAQTWYSSLWAWAWKGRGPLLCPKIHFPKSLHVLNIAKCNLSPDAFNNVDLGIMTSLRWLDLGGNPIDELPDSIKNLTRLKTLNIAYCTKIKYLEGVPSNVTDVNADGCISLEKVGSCAKGHPVEGYLNCINLVEAEGVFKLEPLDSVDPQVLANKMGISNLETIMKSSMVSLVFGRAYDAERLRNEYPGHVQDDITSLFSLSPKKLPPQILYHRGVFSTFLPGESVPNWFSYKFTDAAEVYCTLPNNFNSHTTINGLSICFVYKCPEPYTNVGLYDGPAIWVRNQTKDLNWALYPAWFGLPQDDQTGIMWLSYWKVNNLFEQGDIIEVMGSPQFAEFKELGVKIFYIANDEQTENYDPFEDILRNDFSDEERTYYICT is encoded by the exons ATGGCCACGAGACAATTAGCTTATGATCAATCATCCAACACTTATGGGAAGTCATATGATGTGTTCTTGAGTTTCAAAAGTGAAGACACTGgcaaaaatttcacaaatcaCCTCTCTAGAGCTTTAAATCAAGCCGGATTTCGCACGTTCGAAGGTGGTGATGATAATAATGAGtcaagaagagaagaagaaatcaaATCAGAGTTGTTTAAAGCAATACAAGATTCAAAGATGTGTATAATTGTATTCTCACAAAATTATGCATCTTCCAGTTGGTGCTTGGATCAACTTGTTTCCATTCTTGAATACAAAATGAAGTTTGCATGTATGATATTGCCTATTTTCCACCATGTTGATCCTTCAAATCTAAGGAAGCACAAAGGAAGTTTTGGTGAAGCATTAAATAGACATGAAGAAAAATTCAAGTGTGAAAGAGTAGATGAAAAAGAGTATTGGGAGGACAAgttaaaaaaatggaaagatGCACTGAGCCAAGCTGCTGATTTGGCTGGAATGGTCCTTGAAAATCA GCATGAATCCACTTTCATCAAGAAGGTTATtaacgttatcagcacgagactAAGTCGTCCTGCTTTATATATTGCATCTTGTTCAATTGGAATACATCGTAGAGCTAGGCCTATTAATTCTTGGGTTCAAGATGATGGATCGAACAATTCAAATATTGGAATACTTTTAGTTTGTGGTATTGGTGGAATTGGAAAAACAACACTTGCCAAATTTGTTTACAATTTGAACTTTGgatattttgaaattagttGTTTCTTGGCAAATATTAGAGAAACATCAAAACTCCCTAATGGTCTCATAGCTTTACAAAAGCAACTTCTTTCTATCCTTTTAAAGAATGAAAAGGTAAAAATATCAAGTGTTGATGAAGGAATCAtcaagataagaaatgctttaTGTTATCGAAAAGTTCTTCTTGTTCTTGATGATGTTGATGAGCCTGATTTGGTTGAAGCAATATTTGACATGAAAGATTGGTTTGGATTTGGAAGTAAAATAATTGTAACAACTAGGCACAAAAGTTTATTAAGACCTCAATTAGGCCATGAGGTACATGAAGTTGGAATTTTGTACACAGTTGAAGCAAATGAGCTCTTCAATTTTCATGCATTTGGTCATGAAAACAATCAAATAAGCAAAGATTATTACAAAGAGTACTTAGAGGAAGTAATTGAATGGTGTAGAGGACTTCCATTAGCTCTTCAAGTTATCGGTTCTTCGTTAGCTGGAAAATCAAAAGATGTATGGAGAAGTGCTATAGGAAAGTTGAGAGAAATTCCGACAAATAAAATTGTTGAGAAATTGAGATTGAGTTATGAGCTATTGGAAGATGATCATGATCAGAATTTGTTCCTTCATCTTTGTTGTTTCTTTGTGGGGATGAAAAAAGATTTTGTAGTTAGGATATTAGATAAATGTGATTTTTACACATTGGTTGGGATACAAAATCTAATTGATAGAAGTTTAGTGACAATTGAATTTGTGAATGAGATAACAATACATCAAGTAGTAAGAGATATGGGAAGAGATATTGTTCGTAGAGAAGCAACTGTGGATCCTGGAAAACGTACTAGGCTTTGGCATCACACAGATTCTTACAATGTTCTAACAGGAAAAACA GGAACAGAGAGAGTGCAGGGGATGGTACTTGACATGCGTATGATTAAGAAATACAAGTGTTCTAGGTCCTTAATACCATTGAAACAGAGTCCAATTGGTTTTTTCACAGCTTGGAGTTCAAAAGTGGGGAATTTCAGTTTACAAGATCATGTGAGAACTGATGCCTTTGAGAAAATGCACAAGCTTAAATTTCTCCAATTCAACAAAGTTAAAGTGAATGGAAGTTACAAGAACTTTCCAAAGGGATTGAGATGGCTATGTTGGAGTGGATTCCCAGAGGAGTGTATACCAAATGAGTTTCCAATGGGAAATGTTGTTTCTATCGATATGCGATACAGCAGCTTGAAACAACTTTGGAACGGATATAAg TTTCTCCAATACCTAGAGATATTGGATTTGAGCCACTCCTCTGAACTCATCACAACACCGGATTTCTCAGGCCTTACCAATCTTGAAAAGTTGATACTCGAACATTGTACAAAGTTAATCAATGTTCATAACACCGTTGGATGTCTACAaaaactcatgatcttgaaccTTAAAGATTGCCACAAGTTAAAGATTCTTCCAGATAGCATTTGTGAGTTAAAATGTCTTGAGACACTTAACATCTCAGGCTGCTCAAACATTGTGTATTTACCAACAGAGCTTGATAAATTAACATCACTAAAGGAACTTTATGCTGATGGGATCTCAATGATTAATTTGGAGGCCCAAACATGGTATTCATCTTTATGGGCTTGGGCCTGGAAAGGAAGAGGCCCATTATTATGTCCTAAAATTCATTTTCCTAAGTCCTTACATGTGTTAAACATTGCAAAATGCAATTTATCTCCAGATGCTTTTAACAATGTTGATTTAGGCATTATGACCTCACTACGATGGCTAGATTTGGGAGGAAATCCGATTGACGAATTACCAGATAGTATCAAGAATCTTACGAGGCTGAAAACTCTTAACATCGCGTATTGTACAAAGATCAAGTACCTCGAAGGGGTACCATCGAATGTAACGGATGTAAATGCTGATGGATGTATATCATTGGAGAAAGTAGGTTCTTGTGCTAAAGGGCATCCAGTAGAAGGTTATCTTAATTGTATAAATCTTGTTGAAGCTGAAGGTGTGTTTAAGTTAGAGCCATTGGACAGTGTTGATCCTCAAGTGCTAGCTAACAAAATGGGAATTTCAAATTTGGAAACtataatgaaaagtagtatGGTTTCTCTTGTATTTGGTCGTGCGTATGATGCTGAAAGACTTAGAAATGAATATCCAGGTCATGTACAAGATGACATAACAAGTTTATTTTCATTATCACCTAAGAAGTTGCCTCCACAG ATATTGTACCACCGTGGTGTTTTCTCAACATTTTTGCCAGGCGAAAGTGTGCCCAATTGGTTCAGCTACAAGTTTACAGATGCAGCAGAAGTCTATTGCACATTACCAAACAACTTCAATAGCCACACAACAATCAATGGATTGAGCATTTGCTTTGTATACAAATGTCCTGAACCCTACACCAATGTTGGCTTGTACGACGGACCAGCAATTTGGGTTAGAAATCAGACAAAAGATTTGAACTGGGCTCTGTATCCTGCTTGGTTTGGCCTCCCACAAGATGATCAAACTGGAATCATGTGGTTAAGTTATTGGAAAGTCAATAATTTGTTTGAACAAGGAGATATTATTGAAGTTATGGGGTCTCCACAATTTGCTGAATTTAAAGAGCTTGGCGTTAAAATTTTCTACATTGCTAATGATGAACAAACAGAGAATTACGACCCATTTGAAGACATACTGAGGAACGACTTTAGTGATGAAGAACGTACTTATTACATTTGCACTTGA